Proteins from a single region of Desulfobacter postgatei 2ac9:
- a CDS encoding glycine zipper 2TM domain-containing protein translates to MNTARSGIKIIVCIMVAAMLTMAGCASSSSNVYTYEQTMQAQTVDTGTVESVKSVIIQASNPPVAGGAIGGVTGGVIGSSVGQGHGQGVATIVGALAGAAIGAAIEHEAGTKNGLEIVVNLDSYRTIVVVQEADAPIFPGDRVRVLTAPDGTTRISK, encoded by the coding sequence ATGAATACAGCCCGATCAGGCATTAAAATTATTGTTTGCATTATGGTTGCAGCTATGCTGACCATGGCAGGATGCGCGTCATCCAGCTCCAATGTATATACCTATGAGCAGACCATGCAGGCCCAAACTGTGGATACAGGGACTGTGGAATCTGTAAAATCCGTCATCATCCAGGCCTCAAATCCTCCGGTTGCCGGTGGTGCCATCGGCGGTGTCACCGGCGGTGTGATCGGCAGCTCCGTCGGCCAGGGCCACGGACAGGGTGTGGCCACCATTGTCGGTGCCCTGGCAGGTGCGGCCATTGGCGCAGCCATTGAACATGAGGCCGGAACCAAAAACGGGTTGGAAATTGTTGTTAATCTTGACAGTTATAGAACCATTGTAGTGGTTCAGGAAGCTGATGCACCGATATTTCCCGGGGACAGGGTGCGGGTGTTGACTGCCCCGGATGGCACGACCCGGATATCTAAATAA
- a CDS encoding DUF2589 domain-containing protein, translated as MLDNTNVRHMLTVPFLTMLPIPFIRVEETTIDFNAKITSVQESSSTSSHGLDTELKAKAGWGSAAVVEHYKDNPLLSGMSIPRVRLPEVSINIPMLIGPG; from the coding sequence ATGCTTGACAACACTAACGTTAGGCATATGCTGACCGTGCCATTCCTCACCATGCTGCCCATTCCGTTCATCCGGGTCGAAGAAACCACCATTGATTTTAATGCGAAAATAACCTCGGTTCAGGAGTCCTCATCCACCTCTTCCCATGGCCTTGATACCGAATTGAAAGCCAAGGCCGGATGGGGATCTGCTGCTGTGGTCGAGCATTACAAGGACAACCCCCTTCTATCGGGAATGAGCATTCCACGTGTCAGGCTGCCGGAAGTCTCCATTAATATACCCATGTTAATAGGCCCAGGATGA
- a CDS encoding toxic anion resistance protein, producing MSSLAQELANVAGQAKAPVLAEVTQASGQGALTPVQAANQLVPVQPGHLAVEDIKAIENHAQAFVEKVKTDPSNWQLGNFVFSLGREVMEKTQTQVSLYDRKMGSVLKNVAAEESSPVARNILAIKTELDKVNPTMVAKTQMPLPKKVMGLFTRTVNRLPKGDEILRIIAERRETVNSTIDGIREHLRNEADQVAFDAAELSQICDALKEIQPALQEQIYLGQLIWEKLTAHLETVTDPRVKEALTTLASDLAMAVVDLQTIDNSNLQTRFGGEMMVRNSHLVQRLVQRTDMILATAVKNALAVRVAAEQQMDTLKHLDMVQKAAAETMTDTAKVIGDAAVKGAKMSQSMTVNIEALEEACNTYEQAFEAYTAISRETISIASQSSNALSVMNERFRARTDALTSRRQEG from the coding sequence ATGTCCAGTTTGGCTCAGGAACTAGCCAATGTGGCCGGTCAGGCCAAAGCACCTGTATTAGCGGAAGTTACACAAGCATCCGGGCAGGGGGCGCTTACCCCTGTCCAGGCAGCCAACCAGCTGGTGCCGGTCCAGCCCGGGCACCTTGCTGTTGAAGATATCAAGGCAATTGAAAATCACGCCCAGGCCTTTGTGGAGAAGGTCAAAACAGACCCGTCCAACTGGCAGCTCGGCAATTTTGTATTTTCCCTGGGTCGGGAAGTCATGGAAAAAACTCAGACCCAGGTATCCCTATACGACCGTAAAATGGGCTCGGTGCTGAAAAATGTGGCGGCTGAGGAGAGCTCCCCTGTGGCAAGAAATATCCTGGCCATTAAAACCGAACTGGACAAGGTTAACCCCACCATGGTGGCGAAAACGCAAATGCCTTTGCCTAAAAAAGTGATGGGGCTTTTCACCCGCACCGTAAACCGTCTGCCCAAGGGCGACGAGATCCTGCGCATTATTGCCGAACGCAGGGAAACCGTGAACTCCACCATTGACGGCATCCGGGAGCACCTGCGCAATGAGGCGGACCAGGTGGCTTTTGACGCGGCGGAACTGTCCCAGATTTGTGATGCATTAAAAGAGATCCAGCCGGCCCTGCAGGAACAGATTTACCTGGGGCAGCTGATCTGGGAAAAGCTCACGGCACACCTTGAGACGGTGACCGATCCCCGGGTCAAAGAGGCACTGACCACCCTGGCCTCTGATCTGGCCATGGCTGTTGTGGACCTGCAGACCATTGACAATTCCAATCTTCAGACCCGGTTCGGCGGAGAGATGATGGTCAGAAATTCTCATTTGGTTCAGCGTCTGGTCCAGCGCACGGACATGATCCTGGCCACAGCCGTGAAAAATGCCCTGGCCGTTCGGGTGGCGGCGGAGCAGCAGATGGATACCTTGAAACACCTGGATATGGTTCAGAAGGCAGCAGCCGAGACCATGACGGATACGGCAAAGGTCATTGGCGATGCTGCGGTCAAGGGCGCAAAGATGAGCCAGAGCATGACCGTGAATATTGAAGCCCTGGAAGAGGCGTGTAATACTTATGAGCAGGCATTTGAGGCCTACACTGCCATTTCAAGGGAGACCATCAGCATTGCTTCCCAAAGTTCCAATGCGTTAAGTGTTATGAACGAACGTTTCAGAGCCAGGACAGATGCGTTAACGTCAAGGCGTCAGGAGGGCTGA
- a CDS encoding DUF4178 domain-containing protein: MIPVSEQKSFEQRFSIIRTLAPDNMLSKEEQARLTIMDAGVGDVFTCFGSTYIVQEINKYQEASEDYSKLKDYFVTELTCLCLETGAVGHFEWEIDDELAVCITLDQIKFKRLADEEGQPIDEDDLDQIVEDEDTIVYAGETFDYDDDWAAVYRRNGKEEKVYMYEFVNNRSSLFITIEEWQDGDKEEYRIYISKPVNPLELVLISKGGGKT, from the coding sequence ATGATACCCGTTTCCGAACAAAAGTCTTTTGAACAGCGGTTTTCCATTATCCGCACCCTGGCCCCGGACAACATGTTGTCAAAGGAGGAGCAGGCACGGCTGACCATCATGGATGCAGGTGTTGGCGACGTTTTTACCTGTTTTGGCAGCACCTATATTGTCCAGGAGATCAACAAATACCAGGAGGCCAGTGAGGATTATTCAAAGTTGAAAGATTATTTTGTCACCGAACTGACATGCCTGTGCCTGGAAACCGGCGCGGTGGGCCATTTTGAATGGGAAATTGATGATGAACTGGCGGTATGTATCACCCTGGACCAGATCAAATTCAAACGGCTGGCTGATGAAGAGGGCCAGCCCATTGACGAAGATGATCTGGACCAGATTGTCGAGGATGAGGACACGATTGTCTATGCCGGTGAAACCTTTGATTATGATGACGACTGGGCTGCCGTATACCGTCGCAACGGCAAAGAAGAAAAGGTTTATATGTATGAATTTGTCAATAATCGATCGTCCCTGTTCATTACCATTGAAGAGTGGCAGGACGGGGACAAAGAGGAATACCGGATTTATATTTCCAAACCCGTGAACCCGTTGGAGTTGGTTCTTATCTCCAAGGGGGGAGGCAAAACATGA